In Paraburkholderia flava, one genomic interval encodes:
- a CDS encoding helix-turn-helix domain-containing protein, translating to MNKVAEAALADAVGKTIARKRVEAGFTQEQVAEKLGLQREAVARVERGTAIPTVVRLAELAELFGCPTGELLMESSTVTVDQAAEVVKMLGRVPLADRQLLVRWLGEFADRLSLGK from the coding sequence ATGAATAAGGTTGCTGAAGCCGCGCTGGCTGACGCTGTAGGCAAAACGATCGCCCGCAAGCGTGTCGAAGCTGGGTTCACCCAAGAACAGGTAGCCGAGAAGCTTGGATTGCAGCGGGAGGCTGTCGCGCGGGTAGAAAGAGGAACCGCTATCCCGACCGTTGTGCGTCTGGCCGAGCTTGCCGAGCTGTTTGGCTGTCCCACAGGTGAACTGCTGATGGAGTCGTCAACCGTGACGGTGGATCAGGCTGCCGAAGTCGTAAAAATGTTGGGGCGAGTGCCGCTAGCTGACAGACAATTACTGGTGAGGTGGCTAGGTGAGTTCGCCGACCGACTCAGTCTGGGGAAGTGA
- a CDS encoding relaxase/mobilization nuclease domain-containing protein, protein MMIKIFRRSQKLSAVGPVQYLLSERDHTKALRSVQPEILAGNPAVTDILIDSLPFKHRYVAGCIAFRSSEQPTTLQKRQIMAEFEKSFLAGLTPDRYNILWVEHRDKGRVELNFVVPRVELTTQKSMNIHPTGAKNLAFYNTFVAVMNHHFGYEQVVPDPARLHESEHVRKLKAHGGLTDSPALDSGSHASKLKWHANLVKKIQAGKIRNRPELIQYLHDHGCEFTRIGSDYLSIKNQKNGRAIRFRGYIYENNGGQNYSLERIGNATLTQQHANLLRAKLDGFTAERAQFNTARYKHSRRTAFSNQIDLTKRAMTAGHHATLNQVIERKTEELRSAEIASARTQPEPNGDLLTHVRRSMAENFTESTATDRSAIDEPSPPVGHSSAIASVDLLSLQGELGQLETQLVVAGAKGDTVAAGKIQGQITALNLRIVEIKRQAVTREQEQRLAELKAPPRRRSSALRLPGL, encoded by the coding sequence ATGATGATCAAGATTTTTCGACGCTCGCAGAAATTGAGCGCGGTCGGCCCTGTGCAATATCTCCTTAGCGAGCGCGACCATACCAAGGCACTGCGATCTGTCCAGCCCGAAATCCTTGCGGGTAACCCTGCCGTCACTGACATCTTGATCGACAGTCTCCCATTCAAGCATCGATATGTCGCGGGCTGCATTGCGTTTCGCTCCAGTGAGCAGCCCACTACACTGCAGAAGCGCCAGATCATGGCCGAGTTTGAAAAAAGCTTCCTCGCTGGCTTGACTCCAGATCGGTACAACATTCTCTGGGTCGAACATCGCGATAAAGGCCGTGTTGAACTGAATTTCGTTGTGCCTCGCGTCGAACTGACGACGCAGAAGTCAATGAACATTCACCCGACGGGGGCAAAGAATCTGGCGTTCTACAATACGTTCGTGGCCGTGATGAATCATCACTTCGGCTACGAGCAAGTCGTACCCGATCCCGCTCGATTGCATGAGAGCGAGCATGTGCGCAAACTCAAGGCACATGGCGGCCTGACCGACAGCCCCGCTCTAGACTCTGGTTCGCACGCGTCGAAGCTTAAATGGCATGCCAACCTGGTGAAGAAAATCCAGGCAGGAAAAATCAGGAATCGGCCCGAGCTAATCCAGTACCTGCACGACCACGGCTGCGAATTTACGCGTATCGGTTCAGACTATCTCAGCATCAAGAATCAAAAAAATGGCCGGGCTATTCGGTTTCGTGGCTATATCTACGAAAACAACGGCGGGCAAAATTACAGCCTCGAACGTATCGGGAATGCGACTCTCACCCAGCAACACGCCAACCTGTTACGGGCAAAGCTCGACGGATTCACGGCCGAGCGTGCGCAGTTCAATACCGCGAGGTATAAACATAGCAGAAGAACTGCGTTCAGCAACCAGATCGATTTGACCAAGCGTGCGATGACAGCAGGGCATCATGCAACACTAAACCAAGTCATTGAACGAAAGACCGAAGAGCTACGCAGTGCGGAAATCGCCTCAGCCCGGACTCAACCCGAGCCAAACGGTGATCTCCTCACCCACGTTCGTCGATCTATGGCAGAAAATTTCACTGAATCGACTGCGACCGATCGATCTGCCATCGACGAGCCCTCGCCTCCTGTCGGCCATAGCAGTGCAATCGCAAGCGTTGACCTTCTATCGTTACAGGGCGAACTCGGGCAGCTTGAAACGCAACTGGTTGTGGCAGGCGCAAAAGGCGATACGGTAGCGGCCGGAAAAATTCAGGGGCAAATTACGGCCCTGAACCTGCGTATCGTCGAGATCAAGAGACAAGCCGTTACCAGAGAACAGGAACAGCGCCTTGCCGAACTCAAAGCGCCACCCCGTAGGCGGTCATCCGCGCTCAGGCTCCCAGGTCTTTGA
- a CDS encoding replication initiation protein, giving the protein MKQSPHFMRLVQRTTRTLQERASHLRWLLDQPSIQAYYDSLRPRPLVSPGKDESGSLAVPTREWKGICNFYTHVERNQTYRKFIVIDIDQGTRSLDMWSEKDMPEPTFIVRNRQSGNCQYFYQLKTAVAWHDNARKRIQEYFEAVELALTITLEGDPDYHSALARNPLHASHQVIVTNAIYTLSSLESFFDRDEYPRGINSFSADHFATHLPPDELKRGSRNCTLFETLRQWAYGAIFSPLGATEEAWQRAVETMAVEVNGRFDTPLPYSEVKIVVKSVGQWVWKHRDTLAEETINRGAYREQIDENLPLLDKQSQSAQITNAHRTDSTREKISDAVIALKEQGHMVDQMSVIEASGLSRNTVKKYWNLVRLLNRGL; this is encoded by the coding sequence ATGAAACAGTCCCCCCATTTCATGCGCCTGGTACAGCGCACCACGCGCACCTTGCAGGAGCGCGCATCTCACCTTCGATGGTTACTCGACCAGCCGTCAATCCAGGCGTATTACGACAGCCTGCGACCTCGTCCGCTGGTTTCCCCCGGCAAGGACGAAAGCGGCAGCCTTGCTGTCCCTACACGCGAATGGAAAGGCATCTGCAATTTCTACACGCATGTCGAACGCAACCAGACCTATCGAAAATTCATCGTCATCGACATTGACCAGGGCACGCGCTCGCTCGATATGTGGAGCGAGAAAGACATGCCCGAGCCGACATTCATCGTCCGCAACAGGCAGTCAGGCAATTGCCAATACTTTTACCAGCTCAAAACCGCCGTGGCCTGGCACGACAATGCGCGCAAGCGCATACAGGAATACTTTGAAGCGGTCGAACTCGCACTAACGATCACACTGGAAGGCGATCCAGACTATCACAGCGCCCTTGCACGCAATCCGCTGCATGCCAGCCACCAAGTCATCGTGACAAACGCGATCTATACCCTCAGCAGCCTGGAAAGCTTCTTCGACCGAGACGAATATCCACGAGGCATCAATTCATTCTCGGCAGACCACTTTGCGACCCACCTACCCCCCGATGAATTAAAGCGCGGGAGCCGTAACTGCACCCTGTTCGAAACGCTACGCCAGTGGGCCTACGGTGCAATCTTTTCGCCTCTTGGAGCAACAGAGGAAGCATGGCAGCGTGCCGTCGAAACAATGGCTGTCGAAGTCAACGGCCGATTTGATACTCCATTGCCCTACAGCGAGGTCAAGATCGTCGTCAAGTCGGTTGGTCAGTGGGTATGGAAGCACAGAGACACACTGGCCGAAGAAACCATCAATCGCGGCGCGTATCGCGAGCAGATCGACGAAAACCTGCCCTTGCTGGACAAACAGAGCCAGTCTGCACAGATCACCAATGCACATCGCACGGACAGTACCAGAGAAAAAATATCGGATGCAGTTATCGCGCTCAAAGAGCAAGGTCACATGGTTGACCAGATGAGCGTGATCGAGGCATCGGGTTTGTCCAGGAACACCGTGAAAAAATACTGGAATCTTGTTCGTCTCCTGAATCGTGGTCTTTAA
- a CDS encoding DUF6538 domain-containing protein — protein MIKIPRLIRNRFGTYYLRVVVPKFLHGTSKQVEFRKSLGTKDFQQAKLLALHFNTQIESMGMSKPKITDFDLVQRSLDHYRIVRGGDGSLEIEANGPEDHALALQAIEHIGRFKEAVTVIAKQPIPSPASPPEAVSGPTLQEAVSEYLEKVEVKPTSRKSYKTKLTFLVSKLGADTPFASIDQARFSALAEEIAADDSRENKTNGDYITIIGGFINWHRIRKGLPQITAATLKPKRDKPASLDRDAYSLVQLEELFKYAAKFKTTEPHKFWTTLVAAFFGCRIEELAQINLHTDVLQDGETGVWYVKFDEDPDNDGIVRKSLKRHASWRHTPIHSVLIRLGFLAYLDKQRQAGSSRPFELAWTPYIDKANKLVKWSHKITKWGSEARKELINNEIIPVDSSLSYFHSLRHSFSNILSMSAVPEEHRSAIQGQAYGQINATVYAKLRHSHNFLAPIVEKGLEPYQAIIEKIGLVPPTSPGK, from the coding sequence ATGATCAAAATTCCCCGCCTGATTCGCAACCGCTTTGGTACCTACTACCTGCGTGTTGTTGTCCCCAAGTTTCTGCACGGCACCTCAAAACAGGTAGAGTTCAGAAAGTCCCTCGGGACCAAAGACTTCCAGCAAGCCAAGCTGCTGGCGCTCCATTTCAATACGCAGATCGAGAGCATGGGGATGAGCAAACCGAAAATCACTGACTTTGACCTGGTGCAGCGCAGCCTGGACCACTATCGCATCGTCCGAGGTGGCGACGGTTCGCTCGAAATCGAAGCCAATGGCCCAGAAGATCACGCACTGGCCCTGCAAGCCATCGAGCACATTGGCAGGTTCAAGGAAGCTGTCACTGTCATTGCAAAACAGCCTATTCCTAGTCCTGCCTCGCCTCCAGAAGCTGTCAGTGGCCCCACCCTGCAAGAAGCCGTCAGCGAGTATCTGGAAAAGGTCGAGGTCAAGCCCACAAGCCGCAAGAGCTACAAGACGAAGCTCACATTCCTCGTTAGCAAGCTCGGAGCAGATACCCCATTCGCCAGCATCGACCAAGCCCGTTTCTCCGCGCTGGCAGAAGAAATTGCCGCAGACGATAGCCGCGAGAATAAAACGAACGGCGACTACATCACGATCATTGGCGGATTCATTAACTGGCACCGCATTCGGAAGGGCCTGCCCCAGATCACTGCTGCAACCCTGAAACCCAAGCGCGACAAACCCGCATCACTCGATCGCGATGCTTACTCACTCGTTCAACTGGAAGAACTGTTCAAATACGCAGCCAAATTCAAAACCACCGAGCCGCATAAATTCTGGACTACGCTTGTAGCGGCATTTTTCGGATGCCGCATCGAAGAACTGGCACAGATCAACCTTCATACCGATGTGCTCCAAGACGGGGAAACAGGGGTTTGGTATGTCAAATTCGACGAAGACCCAGATAACGATGGCATTGTTCGTAAATCGCTCAAACGCCATGCAAGCTGGCGACACACACCGATTCACAGTGTCCTTATTCGGCTCGGCTTTCTTGCCTATCTGGACAAGCAAAGACAGGCAGGTTCATCCCGCCCATTTGAACTAGCCTGGACGCCTTATATTGACAAGGCGAACAAACTCGTGAAATGGAGTCACAAGATTACCAAGTGGGGAAGTGAGGCTCGAAAGGAACTGATCAATAACGAAATCATTCCTGTGGATTCGTCATTGAGCTATTTCCACAGCCTGCGCCATTCGTTCAGCAACATACTCAGCATGTCAGCCGTCCCTGAGGAACATCGTTCAGCCATTCAGGGGCAGGCGTATGGCCAGATTAATGCGACCGTGTATGCCAAGCTCAGGCACAGCCACAATTTCCTAGCCCCGATAGTCGAAAAAGGCCTAGAACCGTATCAGGCCATTATCGAAAAGATCGGCTTAGTCCCACCCACTAGCCCGGGGAAATAA
- a CDS encoding class I SAM-dependent DNA methyltransferase, with the protein MSQKIGAALLSYAETIWKTADTLRGAGIKEGDFPSYMMPFFALMLLESRLRRFRAEKTAQFEQAMGAGFDFDSPEHCEWLERSAKAENKGFHRELLLLGKGLRETCAVPGGNFRSRLLAHLEGYDLETKRLLGLGYPEGAPKYLDIQGKASDLFSRPNSPLYAFASRWAAIDLTPFTNSEVTTIEEHIKRRWGDISAETAGEQYTPSDVIDLAADLIVSLRKEGNLHDGVADVYDMACGGGNFLFATEDALRNAFPDLSVRTRGQEINDALYALAAIEARFRDDAQIEHENTLTNDLFLAEKFDVIVANPPYGSDWKDFKFAVSLDASGRFSRDRLPPISDGQLLFLQHAAFHLAERGVATIIHNGSTLFSGGAGSGESQTRLWMLKEQDLVEAIIQLPRGEFFNTDISTYMWVLNRAKPKHRAGKVIFVNAEDCCVDLTRNLNKKNCEIDSASRKAIVQAFEAYRNGPISRVLEVDELLYNDVEIEVHRHDEEGRAVQEPLELDFDELEIQLDDRRITTSRGILNDAADVSQDLAAAAARVNDWAKGCDSVHLIASDGNKWSWDAETGRLISFGGSGPESLGLGRVSVKAKASKTKKGNFVKVSVVIGPLLEKDHESTRFSSDPVVNDRLIEDFLNSWVREPRRRLGRKVGCEVNFNRIFPKRADIPSSEKLAKELGVLAREMAALQQELEAASVRGRA; encoded by the coding sequence ATGTCGCAGAAAATTGGAGCGGCCCTGCTTTCCTATGCAGAGACTATTTGGAAGACGGCTGACACGCTACGAGGCGCGGGCATCAAGGAGGGAGACTTCCCCAGCTACATGATGCCGTTTTTCGCATTGATGCTGCTCGAATCTCGCCTGCGCCGTTTTCGAGCGGAGAAGACCGCTCAATTTGAGCAAGCCATGGGCGCTGGTTTCGACTTCGACTCGCCTGAGCATTGCGAGTGGTTGGAGAGGTCTGCAAAAGCCGAGAACAAGGGTTTTCACCGAGAGTTGTTGCTGCTGGGGAAGGGGCTGCGCGAAACCTGTGCTGTGCCGGGTGGCAACTTCAGAAGCCGCTTGCTTGCGCACTTGGAAGGCTATGACCTTGAGACGAAGAGGTTGCTGGGGCTGGGCTATCCGGAAGGAGCGCCAAAGTATCTGGATATTCAAGGTAAAGCGTCTGATCTGTTTTCGCGACCGAACAGCCCGCTTTATGCATTCGCGTCGCGCTGGGCGGCTATTGACCTTACCCCCTTTACGAACTCCGAAGTCACGACTATTGAGGAGCATATCAAGAGAAGGTGGGGCGACATCTCTGCCGAGACAGCAGGCGAGCAATACACGCCCTCGGATGTCATCGATCTTGCTGCGGACCTTATCGTCAGCCTGCGCAAAGAGGGTAATCTTCACGACGGGGTCGCCGACGTTTACGACATGGCGTGCGGCGGCGGGAATTTTTTGTTCGCAACCGAAGATGCTTTGCGCAATGCTTTCCCCGACCTGTCGGTCCGCACTCGTGGTCAAGAAATCAATGACGCGTTGTATGCCTTGGCCGCTATCGAGGCAAGATTTCGGGACGACGCTCAGATCGAACACGAAAATACCCTAACTAACGATCTGTTTCTCGCAGAGAAATTTGATGTGATCGTCGCGAATCCACCCTATGGTAGCGATTGGAAAGACTTCAAATTCGCTGTGAGTTTGGACGCGTCGGGGCGTTTTTCGAGAGATCGTCTCCCGCCGATTTCGGACGGACAACTGCTGTTTTTGCAGCACGCAGCCTTCCACCTGGCCGAGCGTGGTGTCGCGACGATAATCCACAATGGTTCCACTCTGTTTTCTGGCGGGGCGGGAAGCGGCGAATCACAAACTCGATTGTGGATGTTGAAAGAACAAGATCTCGTTGAAGCCATCATTCAACTGCCAAGAGGCGAATTTTTTAACACAGACATTTCCACATATATGTGGGTGCTTAACCGAGCCAAGCCAAAACATCGTGCAGGCAAGGTCATCTTCGTTAACGCGGAAGACTGTTGCGTGGACCTGACGCGTAACCTCAACAAGAAAAATTGCGAGATCGACTCGGCCAGCCGAAAAGCAATCGTGCAAGCTTTTGAGGCATATCGAAACGGGCCGATTTCGAGGGTGTTGGAGGTCGACGAGTTGCTTTATAACGATGTCGAAATCGAGGTGCATCGGCATGACGAAGAGGGCCGAGCCGTCCAGGAGCCTTTGGAGCTGGACTTTGACGAATTGGAGATCCAACTGGACGACCGGCGGATAACGACGAGTCGCGGTATCCTTAATGATGCGGCAGACGTCTCGCAAGATCTCGCGGCCGCTGCGGCGCGCGTTAACGATTGGGCGAAAGGTTGCGACTCTGTGCACCTGATCGCGTCTGATGGAAACAAATGGTCTTGGGACGCAGAAACGGGACGGCTAATCAGTTTCGGTGGCTCGGGCCCCGAAAGTCTCGGCTTGGGGAGGGTTTCGGTAAAAGCGAAGGCCTCGAAAACAAAGAAAGGCAATTTCGTCAAAGTGTCGGTCGTGATCGGTCCGTTGCTTGAAAAAGATCATGAGTCGACCAGATTCTCGTCGGACCCGGTAGTTAATGATCGGTTGATTGAAGATTTCTTGAATTCTTGGGTGCGTGAACCCCGCAGACGCTTAGGTCGAAAGGTTGGCTGTGAAGTGAATTTCAACCGGATATTCCCGAAGCGCGCCGACATACCGAGTAGCGAGAAATTGGCCAAGGAGCTCGGCGTTTTGGCGCGGGAAATGGCCGCGCTGCAACAAGAGCTTGAGGCTGCAAGCGTTCGGGGGCGAGCGTGA
- a CDS encoding restriction endonuclease subunit S, translated as MDPLPEGWLDARLKDAAHLPRVKSRIDPQRYVGMEHVEARRGVATPVDLHPEVSTSNSVRPGIICFGKLRPYLAKAFIAREPLAVSTEFLLLAPNIAIADPEFLGFLLISKGFTDSLSDQVSGAKMPRVDWGILSSQRIPLPDLTTQKNIVESLKKELVLIDRQAELLKRRRDVIGDLKRSLREEVIFARGSTRGRKPNVDSAWYGHVPVGWTVERLGNLFRPSARLGGAGLPILSVSIHSGVSDKELTDDQQERKVARSEDRSVYKRVKPGDIVYNQMRAWQGGFGVVKVDGLVSPAYVVARPKARVVPAFVEHVLRTSSAIEEIRTLSRGIIDFRLRLYWDKFKDICIPLPPVDVQEKLARELDHRLRIIDQQSQVLDRIEELLAQQRRALIDEAITGKTAAAKAKAKMRRESAKVAA; from the coding sequence ATGGATCCTCTGCCGGAGGGCTGGCTCGACGCCAGACTCAAGGATGCTGCTCACCTCCCGCGGGTGAAGAGCCGAATCGATCCGCAGCGCTACGTCGGCATGGAGCACGTTGAGGCGCGTCGTGGTGTGGCCACTCCTGTGGACCTACATCCAGAAGTATCAACCAGCAACTCTGTTCGTCCAGGAATAATTTGCTTTGGCAAGCTGCGGCCGTATTTGGCTAAGGCGTTCATTGCCCGCGAGCCCTTGGCCGTGTCGACCGAGTTCTTGCTTTTGGCACCGAATATCGCAATAGCAGACCCTGAGTTTTTGGGATTTTTGCTCATTTCAAAAGGGTTCACCGACAGTCTGAGCGATCAGGTGTCGGGTGCAAAGATGCCGCGAGTTGACTGGGGAATCCTTTCCTCGCAGCGAATACCGCTCCCCGACCTGACTACACAAAAAAATATTGTTGAGAGTCTAAAGAAAGAGCTTGTGCTTATCGATCGACAAGCGGAGCTCTTAAAGCGTCGTCGCGACGTTATTGGAGATTTGAAGCGATCGCTTAGGGAGGAAGTTATATTTGCGCGCGGCTCAACGCGTGGGCGGAAGCCGAATGTCGATTCCGCCTGGTATGGCCATGTGCCAGTTGGCTGGACCGTCGAGCGACTTGGCAATCTGTTTCGCCCGAGCGCACGTCTTGGTGGGGCCGGCTTGCCCATCTTGAGCGTATCGATTCACTCCGGGGTATCGGACAAGGAACTGACTGACGACCAGCAGGAAAGGAAAGTTGCGAGAAGTGAGGACCGGAGCGTCTACAAAAGAGTGAAACCCGGAGACATCGTCTACAACCAAATGCGTGCTTGGCAGGGCGGCTTCGGCGTGGTCAAGGTCGATGGTCTCGTGAGCCCGGCATATGTGGTCGCTAGGCCGAAAGCAAGGGTCGTCCCTGCTTTCGTTGAACACGTGCTTCGCACCTCGTCCGCGATTGAAGAGATTCGCACCTTGTCTCGGGGCATCATTGACTTTCGTTTGCGTCTCTATTGGGACAAGTTTAAGGACATTTGTATTCCCCTTCCTCCCGTTGATGTGCAGGAAAAGTTGGCTCGCGAATTGGATCATCGACTCCGAATCATTGATCAACAGTCCCAGGTGCTCGATCGAATTGAAGAATTACTCGCCCAACAGCGTAGAGCCCTGATTGACGAGGCGATTACCGGCAAGACAGCCGCCGCGAAAGCTAAGGCCAAAATGAGGCGCGAATCGGCAAAAGTGGCAGCCTAG